Proteins found in one Actinomycetota bacterium genomic segment:
- a CDS encoding DUF177 domain-containing protein produces MNPIDVRDLLGHPGSSRAVRVDEPVPGLGIELARVPDETPVHGEFLLESVVEGILVSGTVGGRMALSCARCLRTFDAGFEFQVRELFSADAPPGGDEYPLQPEGAIDVEPMVRDALMLGLPFSPLCRHDCLGLCERCGGDRNAGECTCAPQPADARWAWLDRLFN; encoded by the coding sequence GTGAACCCGATCGACGTCCGCGACCTGCTGGGCCATCCCGGCTCCTCCCGCGCCGTGCGGGTGGACGAGCCCGTCCCGGGCCTCGGCATCGAGCTGGCCCGGGTTCCCGACGAGACCCCCGTGCACGGCGAGTTCCTGCTGGAGAGCGTGGTCGAGGGCATCCTGGTGTCGGGGACGGTTGGCGGCCGGATGGCGCTGTCGTGCGCCCGGTGCCTGCGCACGTTCGACGCCGGGTTCGAGTTCCAGGTCCGGGAGCTGTTCTCGGCCGACGCCCCGCCGGGAGGCGACGAGTATCCGCTGCAACCGGAAGGGGCGATCGACGTCGAGCCCATGGTCCGGGACGCGCTGATGCTGGGCCTGCCGTTCTCGCCCCTGTGCCGGCATGACTGCCTGGGGCTGTGCGAGCGATGCGGAGGAGACCGGAACGCGGGGGAGTGCACCTGTGCGCCCCAGCCCGCCGACGCCCGGTGGGCCTGGCTGGACCGGCTGTTCAACTAG
- the rpmF gene encoding 50S ribosomal protein L32, with translation MATPKKKTTKTKRDQRAAHWKAEPSTYAECPQCHQPKLPHRVCLNCGYYAGRQAIEVE, from the coding sequence GTGGCAACGCCGAAGAAGAAGACCACGAAGACCAAGCGCGATCAGCGGGCCGCGCACTGGAAGGCGGAGCCCTCGACGTACGCCGAGTGCCCCCAGTGCCACCAGCCCAAGCTGCCGCACCGCGTGTGCCTGAACTGCGGCTACTACGCGGGACGCCAGGCCATCGAGGTCGAGTAA